The following coding sequences are from one Rattus norvegicus strain BN/NHsdMcwi chromosome 11, GRCr8, whole genome shotgun sequence window:
- the Timmdc1 gene encoding complex I assembly factor TIMMDC1, mitochondrial, translated as MEAPPPAPRSRLCGAWGPFPRVFAAGAVAADSQSFVEDPELRSYVSDPGSSESGWDRLRQLFVKDEQRKISKEMDYICRAALSAGIIGWAYGGIPAFIYAKRRYIEQSQAEIYHNRFDAVQSAHRAATRGFIRYGWRWSWRTAVFVTIFNTVNTGLTVYRNKDALSHFAIAGAVTGGLFRINLGLRGLVAGGIIGALLGTPMGSLLMALEKHCGETVQERRQKDREAQQEQRLEEWRRNLQVTELLPMEIESGLEKIQPEKDAQRIEELLRLPRNPASPDKQSED; from the exons ATGGAGGCGCCGCCGCCTGCGCCTCGCAGCCGCCTTTGTGGAGCCTGGGGTCCTTTCCCCCGAGTCTTTGCTGCGGGTGCTGTGGCTGCGGATTCCCAAAGCTTTGTGGAGGATCCGGAGCTGCGTTCTTATGTCTCAGACCCCGGTTCCTCGGAATCCGGATGGGACCGCCTCCGGCAGCTGTTTGTCAAAGA TGAACAGCGGAAAATCTCAAAGGAAATGGACTACATCTGCAGGGCAGCACTTTCAGCCGGCATCATTGGCTGGGCATATGGAGGGATACCTGCCTTTATTTATGCTAAAAGACGCTACATTGAGCAGAGTCAAGCAGAGATTTATCACAACCGATTCGATGCCGTG CAAAGTGCGCATCGTGCTGCCACAAGGGGCTTCATTCGGTATGGCTGGCGCTGGAGTTGGAGAACCGCAGTCTTCGTGACCATTTTCAA cacagTGAACACTGGACTAACTGTGTATCGAAATAAAGATGCCTTGAGCCATTTTGCCATTGCTGGAG CTGTCACAGGAGGCCTTTTCAGAATAAACTTAGGTCTTCGAGGCCTGGTGGCTGGCGGTATAATTGGAGCTTTGTTGGG CACGCCGATGGGGAGCTTGCTGATGGCCCTCGAGAAGCACTGTGGTGAGACAGTtcaagagaggagacagaaggacagggaggcacagcaggagcagaggctggaagagTG GAGACGCAATCTGCAGGTCACTGAGCTTCTCCCTATGGAAATTGAAAGTGGCTTAGAGAAGATTCAGCCTGAGAAAGATGCTCAGAGAATTGAGGAGCTGCTACGCCTGCCTAGGAACCCTGCATCACCAGATAAACAAAGCGAGGACTGA